From Alloacidobacterium dinghuense:
TGCTGAGGAAGCCATTGACCGCCGCACCGGCAGCCGTCATCAGCAGCAACGTCAGTGCAATCTGCCCAGCAATCAGCGTGCTGTGGACACGCTTCCCGCGCACGCTGCCAGCGGCTTTTTTCGTGCTTGATTGCATGACCTGGCCGATCTCAGGCCGGGCCATCTGCAGAGCAGGAAATAAGCCGAAGAGTACGCCGGTCAGCATCGCCAATCCCACGCAGAAAAGCAGGACCGGCGGGTTTACGCTGAAATCCGTATCGGAGGGGAAGAAGTTACGTGGCAACCAGGCCACAATCAGCGCCAGAATGCGATAGGCAAGCAGGATGCCGAGCCCTGCCCCTGTAAGCGAAAGCATCAGCGATTCAGTCAGCAACTGGCGCACGATGCGCGAGCCGCTGGCGCCCACCGCAGAGCGCACTGCAAACTCATGCTGTCGTGCCGTACCTCGCGCCATCAGTAGGATAGAAACATTGCCGCAGCCGATCGCCAGCAGCATAGCAACCGCCGCAAACAGCAGATAAAGCGTGCCGCCCAGCTGGTGGACCGTCCAGTAGCTCAGCTCACGAACGTCAACTTTGAATTTGGGTGGAAAATGCGTCGGTGTTTCTTTAGCGAAGCGCTCCATCAGCGGCTGTAATTCAGCATTGGCAGCAGCCTGTGTAATTCCTGGCCGCAGCTTGATGACTACTCCAAACTGGAGAGCCTGATCATTCGTGAGTTTCTGTGGCAGGTAAACATCTGCGTCCCATCCCCAGGTAAAGTGTGGACGTGTGACGCCGACGATGGTGTATTTCTTGTGAACCAGTTCCAGCGTCTTGCCGATGACAGTGGAATCGCTGCTGAAATGCCGTTGCCAGAATCGATAGTTGAGCATGACAACCGGCTGCGGCTCCTGGCCTTCCGGTGAATCGGATGGGCCGAGATTGCGCCCGAGCAGCGGAGACACTCCCAGCGTAGGAAAAGTGTCGCTTGTATTCGTATAAGCGGCTACGTCTTCGGGAACATCATGCCCGGTGACCGTCAGGTTCCATTCATTCCAGGCTGCGATGCTTTCGACGGCGTGGGCCTGTTGCAGTTCGCGCAATTGAGGGCCGGTGATCCAGGCATTCCAGAAGTTTCCGTATGGGTCGCTGTAACTGAGCGTAACCAAGCGGTTAAGGTCCGCATATGAGTACGGATGCATGATCACCCCATAAATCACGCTGAAGACCGAAACCGTAGCCCCGATACCGAGGGCAAGTGACAAAACAGCCGTCAGGGCGAAGCCGGGGTGGTTGCGTAGTTGACGAAAGGAGTAGCGGATATCCTGCAGCAGGGTATGCACATCGCCTCCGAGTACAGACCGTGGATGATGCATCTACGAGCAATTTCGTACCCAACTGGCAATTTGCTCTAATCGATTGAATCTATGCGGGTAATTGAAGTTGCGCGTTCGATTCCGCCAGCGCGCCTCTGTTCACTTGCGGACGTGACCGTTCGCAAGCGGACAATGCTACGACGAGCGGAATTTCGCCAGACTTATTCGGTCCGCAGGGCCTTCATCGGCTGCACAAGCGATGCTCGGAACGCGGGTACGATGCATGCCAGCAGCGCTACAACGACCAGAAGGAGGCCAACAGTTAATACCAGGAATGGGTTGCTGGTGGTATTGCCGATCCAGCGGGATAGCAATCCGCTCAGGCCGAAGCTCAGGATGAGGCCAACCAGGAGGCCTGTGCCCACGCTGATTCCAGCGGTGGAGAGCACGTTCAACAAAATATGACGGCGTAGCGCGCCGAGAGCCATACGGATGCCGAATTCATGGGTGCGTTGCGCGACGGAGTAGGAGACAACGCTGTAGAGGCCCACCGTGGCCAACACGAGCGCCAGCGCCGAAAAGACGCTGGCGAGGACGGCAATGAGGTGCTCACGCGCCCAAACTGGCTCTTGTTTGATGCGTTCAGTAATGGACTGAACGGGGTAGGACACCTGCTGCTCTGGATTGATGCCGGCGATCTGGCGGCGAATGGCTGACTCCATTGCCAGGGGATCACCCTGGGTCTGTGCCAGCACCTGAATCCACGCAACCATGTAGAGCGAATAGGGAACGTAGATCTCAGGCTTTACCGGCTGATCGAGTCCGCCATTGCGTGCATCGCCGACAACTCCAATGACAGGTAGCCAGCTGTCACTGCCCTCGACGGCGAGGATGCCCGGCGGATGACCCTGCAGCCTTGGTATACGCACGGAGTGGCCGAGGATATCGCCATTGGGAAAATATCGGCGGACAAATTCCTGGTTTACCACGGCAAGGCGCGCCCCGCGTTGCGTTTCAGACTCGTCCCACAGGCGCCCGCGCAACAGCGGAATATGCAGGATGGTAAAGAACTGAGGATCGACGAGATTGATGTCGACGAGGCGTGTGCCAAAGGTGTTTCTGCCAAGAATCTCGATGGGGAAATCCCAGGTGCTACGCGGCGGAGCCACGATGGCGAGGGATGCCGATGTCACTCCCTGTGTTCTGGCGACCTGATCGCGCAGCTGCGTGAAGTAATTCGCACGCGCTTCCCATGTTGGATAGGCGTGCTTGTGGACGGGAATACTGAAGTCGGCGACATTGTGCGGATCGAAGCCGAGGTCGGTGTGGATCACCGTGCGAAAGCTCTCGATCGCCGAAGCTGAGGCGGTGAGCAGCACCATAGCCAAGGCGATTTGCCCGGCAATCAGGAAGGCATGCAATCGCCTGCTGGAGACGCTGCCTGCAGCTTTCTGTGTGGTGGCCTGCATGACTTCGCGAATCTCAGGGTTCGCAAGTTGCAGCGCAGGAAAGAGGCCGAAGAGGATGCTCGTGAGGATGGCGAGCGCAACGCTAAACGCCAGCACCGGCACGTGCACCGGAATCTCAAGGCCGCGCGGGAAAAGCTGAAACGGAAGCAGGCTGACAACGAAAGGTGTGCTGCGGTAGGTGGCGATAACTCCCAGAGCAGCCCCTGCGAGGCCGAGAATCAGAGATTCGGTGAGAAGCTGCCGCACGATGCGCCAGCCGCTGCCACCTACTGCCGCGCGAACGGCGAACTCATGTCGTCGTCCAGTTCCGCGGGCGAGCAACAGGATCGACACATTCACGCAGCCGATCACAAGCAGCAGCAGCACCGCGGCGAAGAGCAAGTAGAGCGTGCTGCCGAGCGAGCGGCTGATGCGGTCTCCAACTCCTTGAATATTGATTTCCAGTCCCTCGATCCAGAGATTCGGATGTTCGCGAATCATTTGCTGGAAGATGGGGCGAACTTCACTCAAGGCCTGTGCTCGCGTGACGCCCGGCCTGAGCCTCATGACTGTGATGTAAATCGACGAATCGGTGCTGGCCGTGGTATCCAGGGGCACATATACATCGGCATCCCACCAGGTAAATCGCGCAGGCATGATGCCGAGGATGGTGTAGTTGCGATTATCGAGCCGCAGAGGCTGGCCGATTACAGATTGATTTCCATTGAAGCGGCGCTGCCAGTATTGATAGGTGAGAACGACAACCGGCTGCGGCGCCTGGTTGGGCGGCGCGTCGGACGGAAGAAAGGTGCGCCCGAGATAGGCCGGAACACCAAAAAACGGGAAGGCATTGCCGGAGAGATAGACGACATCCACATCCTGCGGGATATCGACGGTCGTATCTGCCAGATATTCCTCGTCCATCTGGACCAGATCTTCGAAGGCGTGCGCATTGCGCAGATCGGCTATGTGGTCGCGGGAAACATAGATCTCATCTTCAGAGCCGGATTTGTCGCGGA
This genomic window contains:
- a CDS encoding ABC transporter permease; this translates as MHHPRSVLGGDVHTLLQDIRYSFRQLRNHPGFALTAVLSLALGIGATVSVFSVIYGVIMHPYSYADLNRLVTLSYSDPYGNFWNAWITGPQLRELQQAHAVESIAAWNEWNLTVTGHDVPEDVAAYTNTSDTFPTLGVSPLLGRNLGPSDSPEGQEPQPVVMLNYRFWQRHFSSDSTVIGKTLELVHKKYTIVGVTRPHFTWGWDADVYLPQKLTNDQALQFGVVIKLRPGITQAAANAELQPLMERFAKETPTHFPPKFKVDVRELSYWTVHQLGGTLYLLFAAVAMLLAIGCGNVSILLMARGTARQHEFAVRSAVGASGSRIVRQLLTESLMLSLTGAGLGILLAYRILALIVAWLPRNFFPSDTDFSVNPPVLLFCVGLAMLTGVLFGLFPALQMARPEIGQVMQSSTKKAAGSVRGKRVHSTLIAGQIALTLLLMTAAGAAVNGFLSMMRVNLGYDPHNVISIGIPIHENTYTNWTARMNYYEQLRAKIAELPDIVSTGISTNATPPSSGDEQRFELLGKAPNPSIEGQTARLNYIDPGYFRTLNIPLLQGRMWTHTETAHSALLAIVNETFAKRFYPAGDMLGHSVEVPTQKNEPPYTLTVPGADSWMQIIGVVRDSLNDGLDKPVKPAIYMPYGTVMWMHTQILIRSRTDPQSILHSIRQQVTRVDPDQQVNGEVDSLETWIRNEPEWARGRLISVLFAAFSILALVLAAVGLYSVVSYSVAQRTNEFGIRMALGASKTDVLKIVLASAGASIGLGIALGFAVSFGLNRLIARWVESSNHNPLLILGAAAVLLAVAILACVAPARRASSVDPMTALRCE
- a CDS encoding ABC transporter permease, coding for MSIFLQDVRFALRQLWKHPGFALTAILSLALGIAATVSVFSVVYSVLIHPSPYAHANRIVQFRVRDKSGSEDEIYVSRDHIADLRNAHAFEDLVQMDEEYLADTTVDIPQDVDVVYLSGNAFPFFGVPAYLGRTFLPSDAPPNQAPQPVVVLTYQYWQRRFNGNQSVIGQPLRLDNRNYTILGIMPARFTWWDADVYVPLDTTASTDSSIYITVMRLRPGVTRAQALSEVRPIFQQMIREHPNLWIEGLEINIQGVGDRISRSLGSTLYLLFAAVLLLLVIGCVNVSILLLARGTGRRHEFAVRAAVGGSGWRIVRQLLTESLILGLAGAALGVIATYRSTPFVVSLLPFQLFPRGLEIPVHVPVLAFSVALAILTSILFGLFPALQLANPEIREVMQATTQKAAGSVSSRRLHAFLIAGQIALAMVLLTASASAIESFRTVIHTDLGFDPHNVADFSIPVHKHAYPTWEARANYFTQLRDQVARTQGVTSASLAIVAPPRSTWDFPIEILGRNTFGTRLVDINLVDPQFFTILHIPLLRGRLWDESETQRGARLAVVNQEFVRRYFPNGDILGHSVRIPRLQGHPPGILAVEGSDSWLPVIGVVGDARNGGLDQPVKPEIYVPYSLYMVAWIQVLAQTQGDPLAMESAIRRQIAGINPEQQVSYPVQSITERIKQEPVWAREHLIAVLASVFSALALVLATVGLYSVVSYSVAQRTHEFGIRMALGALRRHILLNVLSTAGISVGTGLLVGLILSFGLSGLLSRWIGNTTSNPFLVLTVGLLLVVVALLACIVPAFRASLVQPMKALRTE